A stretch of the uncultured Desulfobacter sp. genome encodes the following:
- a CDS encoding 3-hydroxybutyryl-CoA dehydrogenase, with product MNKICVIGAGTMGAGIAQVFAVNGYMVVLRDIKQDFVNNGISIISKNLNRMASKGKLEEVMIQPILARIIGTTDPQNAQDCDLVVEAAVENMEIKKQIFSELDNICKPATILASNTSSLSIAEVATATKRPDKVIGMHFFNPAPVMALIEIIRGIATSDETFDAVKALALDLGKEPVQVDEAPGFVVNRILVPMINEAAAIYAEGVASAQDIDTAMKLGANHPIGPLALGDLVGLDVCLAIMDVLYEEFKDSKYRATPLLRKYVRAGWLGRKSGKGFYDY from the coding sequence ATGAACAAAATATGCGTAATCGGTGCCGGTACCATGGGGGCAGGCATCGCCCAGGTTTTTGCCGTTAACGGCTATATGGTGGTGTTGCGGGATATTAAACAGGATTTTGTTAACAACGGCATTTCTATTATCTCTAAAAATTTGAACCGCATGGCATCCAAGGGAAAATTGGAAGAGGTCATGATCCAACCGATTCTTGCCCGGATTATCGGCACCACAGATCCTCAAAATGCCCAGGATTGCGATCTTGTGGTGGAAGCTGCCGTGGAAAATATGGAAATCAAAAAGCAGATTTTCAGTGAACTTGATAATATCTGTAAACCAGCAACCATCCTGGCATCCAACACTTCTTCCCTTTCCATTGCTGAGGTGGCCACGGCCACAAAACGTCCGGATAAGGTGATCGGCATGCATTTTTTTAACCCGGCACCTGTCATGGCCTTAATTGAGATCATCAGGGGGATTGCCACATCCGACGAGACCTTTGACGCGGTAAAGGCTTTGGCCCTGGATTTAGGCAAAGAGCCGGTACAGGTGGATGAAGCACCGGGGTTTGTGGTAAACCGAATATTGGTTCCCATGATCAACGAAGCGGCCGCCATCTATGCCGAAGGCGTTGCCAGTGCCCAAGATATTGATACGGCCATGAAACTGGGAGCCAACCATCCCATCGGTCCCCTTGCCTTGGGAGACCTGGTCGGCCTGGATGTCTGTCTGGCTATTATGGATGTTCTTTACGAAGAATTTAAGGATTCCAAGTACAGGGCTACGCCGTTGCTGCGAAAATATGTTCGTGCCGGTTGGCTTGGTCGCAAAAGCGGCAAAGGATTTTACGATTATTAA
- a CDS encoding acetyl-CoA C-acetyltransferase yields MKDVVIVSGARTAIGSFGGVLKTVSSVDLGAVVIRAAMERAGLRPEVSDEMLTFAPDKLRDRGKTELEQAYGNWNADATPIAVDEVIMGNVLQAGQGQSPGRQAMIRAGVPKETYGFTVNKICGSGLKSIAIGASSIMSGQADVVIAGGQESMSNAPMAMTRARWGYRMEVSGKGDIYDLMVYDGLFEIFNGYHMGVTAENIAELYNISRHDQDELSCLSHARAREAIANGTFKEEIVPVTTRTRKAEVIVDTDERPMETSMEKMAKMKPVFKKDGTVTAGNASGINDGGAAVVMMSADKAKELGLTPYVKIKGFATGGVDPAYMGLGPIPAVRRVLKSTGMSINDMDVIELNEAFAAQALGCMMELDINPEFANQLGSGISLGHPIGCTGARQMVTLIHAMKRKGYGTGLVSMCIGGGMGMAMIVENMKN; encoded by the coding sequence ATGAAAGATGTAGTGATAGTCAGCGGCGCCAGAACTGCCATCGGCAGTTTTGGCGGGGTGCTGAAAACCGTCTCATCAGTGGATCTGGGTGCCGTCGTTATCCGGGCCGCCATGGAAAGGGCAGGGCTTCGGCCCGAAGTCAGTGACGAGATGCTAACTTTTGCACCGGATAAGCTCAGAGACCGGGGTAAGACCGAGCTGGAGCAAGCGTATGGAAATTGGAACGCTGATGCCACCCCCATTGCTGTGGATGAGGTGATCATGGGCAATGTGCTGCAGGCAGGGCAGGGCCAAAGTCCCGGTCGGCAGGCCATGATTCGGGCGGGTGTGCCCAAGGAAACCTATGGCTTTACTGTGAATAAAATATGCGGGTCAGGATTGAAGTCCATTGCCATTGGGGCTTCATCCATCATGAGCGGGCAGGCCGACGTGGTGATCGCCGGCGGCCAGGAAAGTATGAGTAACGCCCCCATGGCCATGACGCGCGCCCGGTGGGGATACCGCATGGAGGTCTCCGGAAAAGGAGATATCTATGACCTGATGGTGTATGACGGGCTTTTTGAAATTTTCAATGGCTACCACATGGGCGTGACTGCTGAGAATATTGCGGAACTTTACAATATTTCCCGGCATGACCAGGATGAACTCTCCTGCCTCAGCCATGCAAGGGCCCGGGAAGCCATTGCAAACGGCACGTTCAAAGAGGAGATTGTGCCGGTGACCACCCGTACCCGAAAGGCCGAGGTGATTGTCGACACGGATGAGCGGCCCATGGAAACCTCCATGGAAAAGATGGCCAAAATGAAACCTGTGTTCAAAAAGGACGGCACAGTCACAGCGGGAAATGCATCAGGTATTAATGATGGTGGTGCCGCCGTGGTCATGATGAGCGCAGACAAGGCCAAAGAACTGGGGCTGACCCCCTATGTCAAAATCAAAGGCTTTGCCACAGGCGGTGTGGACCCGGCATATATGGGTCTGGGACCGATTCCTGCGGTGCGCCGGGTGTTGAAATCCACGGGCATGTCCATAAACGACATGGACGTCATTGAGTTGAACGAGGCATTTGCGGCCCAGGCGTTAGGATGCATGATGGAGCTGGACATTAATCCTGAATTTGCCAATCAGCTGGGCAGCGGTATCTCTTTAGGCCACCCAATCGGTTGCACAGGCGCCCGTCAGATGGTTACCCTGATCCATGCGATGAAGCGCAAAGGATACGGCACAGGACTTGTGTCCATGTGCATTGGCGGCGGTATGGGGATGGCCATGATCGTGGAAAATATGAAAAATTGA
- a CDS encoding acyl-CoA dehydrogenase: MAQLIADRRDVDFVLHEQLGVDKLSKDERFAEFKKKTVDLIVSEARNLAIKEILPLQTISDEGCTFNAGEVKVPEAFHSVYAAYNEGEWLGMTDDPEWGGQGMPHAVAMAANEYFYGACNSFMLYNMLTHGAAKLVEKFGTDEQKQIYLKNMLSGKWSGTMLLTEPNAGSDLAAVEATAKPNGDGTYSLFGNKIFISAGEHDMVENIIHPVLARIEGAPEGIAGISLFLAPKFRVNADGTPGEFNDVVCTGIEHKMGLHGNATCSLTLGGKSGCIGTLLGQENKGVAAMFEMMNEARQMVGLQGFANASASYTYALNYARERIQSRELKAPAGSKPVSIIRHPDVKRQLITMKAYVEGLRSLNYFCAMCHDLVAVSTDAEQKAHYEYLLEVLTPLVKGYGTDKAFEVCNQGIQIYGGYGFIEEFPVAQLLRDSRIFMLYEGTNGIQSIDLLGRKLSMKKGAAFNALLEEIKKTFALAKEAEGLEDLTTRLEGFFNTYTEVAAELQAKSRSEEFLTAYAFSYPFMEVTGDLAMAWMLLWRAATATANQGKKKKDNMFYDGQIKTARFFINQVLSATAGKMDALKAFDNAVVEMDDAAFGSK, encoded by the coding sequence ATCGTAAGCGAAGCCAGAAATCTTGCAATTAAAGAGATCCTGCCTCTTCAAACGATCAGTGACGAAGGCTGCACGTTCAATGCCGGTGAAGTAAAAGTCCCCGAGGCCTTTCATAGTGTATATGCCGCATATAATGAAGGTGAATGGCTGGGGATGACCGATGATCCCGAATGGGGCGGGCAGGGGATGCCGCATGCCGTTGCCATGGCAGCCAATGAGTATTTCTACGGGGCTTGTAACTCCTTTATGCTTTACAACATGCTCACCCATGGCGCGGCCAAACTTGTGGAGAAGTTTGGCACGGATGAGCAAAAGCAGATCTACCTTAAAAATATGCTGTCGGGAAAATGGTCCGGCACCATGCTTTTGACCGAACCGAATGCGGGCTCCGACCTTGCCGCCGTGGAGGCCACGGCGAAACCAAACGGGGACGGCACCTATTCCCTGTTCGGCAATAAAATTTTCATCTCTGCAGGCGAGCACGACATGGTGGAAAACATCATCCATCCGGTTCTGGCCAGAATCGAAGGCGCTCCCGAAGGTATTGCGGGTATTTCCCTGTTCCTGGCACCCAAATTCCGGGTGAACGCGGACGGCACCCCAGGGGAATTCAACGATGTGGTCTGTACCGGCATTGAGCACAAAATGGGCCTGCACGGCAATGCGACCTGTTCGTTGACCTTAGGAGGCAAGTCCGGATGCATCGGTACCCTTTTGGGCCAGGAAAACAAAGGCGTGGCCGCCATGTTCGAAATGATGAACGAAGCCCGTCAGATGGTGGGTCTCCAGGGCTTTGCCAACGCATCTGCCTCATATACGTATGCCCTGAATTATGCCCGGGAACGGATTCAGTCCCGGGAACTCAAAGCCCCGGCCGGTTCAAAACCGGTGTCCATCATTCGCCATCCCGATGTGAAGCGTCAGCTGATTACCATGAAGGCCTATGTGGAAGGGCTGCGCAGTCTGAATTATTTTTGCGCCATGTGCCATGATCTGGTTGCCGTGTCCACGGATGCGGAGCAGAAGGCCCATTATGAATATTTACTGGAGGTTCTGACCCCCCTTGTCAAAGGGTATGGCACGGACAAAGCCTTTGAAGTGTGCAACCAGGGCATTCAGATCTACGGTGGTTACGGCTTTATTGAGGAGTTCCCTGTGGCCCAGCTGCTCAGGGATTCCAGGATTTTCATGCTGTATGAGGGAACCAACGGCATCCAGTCCATTGATCTTTTAGGCCGGAAACTCTCCATGAAAAAAGGCGCGGCCTTCAACGCGCTGCTTGAAGAAATCAAGAAAACCTTTGCGCTTGCCAAAGAAGCCGAAGGGCTTGAAGATCTCACCACCCGGCTGGAAGGTTTTTTCAATACATATACAGAAGTGGCTGCCGAACTGCAGGCTAAATCCAGGTCTGAAGAATTTTTAACAGCCTATGCTTTTTCATACCCCTTCATGGAGGTCACAGGCGACCTTGCCATGGCCTGGATGCTGTTATGGCGCGCCGCAACGGCCACAGCCAACCAGGGCAAAAAGAAAAAAGACAATATGTTCTATGACGGACAGATTAAAACCGCCCGGTTTTTTATCAATCAGGTCCTTTCCGCAACCGCAGGAAAGATGGATGCGCTTAAAGCGTTCGACAATGCGGTGGTTGAGATGGATGACGCTGCCTTTGGAAGCAAGTAG